One window from the genome of Roseomonas haemaphysalidis encodes:
- a CDS encoding Bug family tripartite tricarboxylate transporter substrate binding protein, producing the protein MLSRLNLARRTLLLATPALLARPAAAQAPAWRPDRPLRLVLPFAPGGFTDILARELAERLSPVLGQSVVVENRAGGGGNIAAEAVVRAAPNGLTLLVATQGVIEISKALFSSLSYDPDTDFVPLGMMAAQPNLLVVGRARFPDQDLAAVLAAAKTREGGLSYGSNGAGSFTHLSMELLRSLTGAPLVHVPYRGSAPMLTDLMAGHIDLAFDGLGTSLPQVTDGGLRAIAVSSARPTSVLPAVPPVAATVPSFDATPWYGVFAATAVPQPVRASLEAAVQSVLKSDSWAKLLRDRQAEPFPGGSAELAGFIAKERETWREVVRKTGTRAD; encoded by the coding sequence ATGTTGAGCAGACTGAACCTCGCGCGCCGCACGCTGCTGCTGGCCACCCCCGCGCTGCTGGCGCGCCCGGCCGCCGCCCAGGCCCCCGCCTGGCGCCCCGACCGGCCATTGCGGCTGGTGCTGCCCTTCGCCCCCGGCGGCTTCACCGACATCCTGGCGCGCGAGCTGGCGGAGCGGCTGTCGCCGGTCCTTGGCCAGTCGGTGGTGGTGGAGAACCGCGCCGGCGGCGGCGGCAACATCGCGGCCGAGGCGGTGGTCCGCGCCGCGCCCAACGGGCTGACCCTGCTGGTGGCGACCCAGGGTGTCATCGAGATCAGCAAGGCGCTGTTTTCCTCGCTGTCCTACGACCCGGACACCGATTTCGTGCCGCTCGGCATGATGGCGGCGCAGCCCAACCTGCTGGTGGTGGGCCGCGCCCGCTTTCCCGACCAGGACCTCGCGGCCGTGCTGGCGGCGGCGAAAACGCGCGAGGGCGGCCTGTCCTACGGCTCCAACGGCGCCGGCAGCTTCACGCACCTGTCCATGGAGCTGCTGCGCAGCCTGACCGGCGCCCCCCTGGTGCATGTGCCGTATCGCGGCAGCGCGCCCATGCTGACCGACCTGATGGCCGGCCACATCGACCTGGCCTTCGATGGCCTCGGCACCTCGCTGCCGCAGGTCACGGATGGCGGGCTGCGGGCCATCGCCGTGTCCTCCGCCCGGCCCACCTCGGTGCTGCCGGCGGTGCCGCCGGTGGCGGCCACCGTGCCGAGCTTCGACGCCACCCCCTGGTACGGCGTTTTCGCCGCCACCGCCGTGCCGCAGCCGGTGCGCGCCAGCCTGGAGGCCGCGGTGCAGTCTGTCCTGAAGAGCGACAGCTGGGCCAAGCTGCTGCGCGACCGGCAGGCGGAACCGTTCCCCGGCGGCTCGGCCGAGCTGGCCGGCTTCATCGCCAAGGAACGGGAAACCTGGCGCGAGGTGGTGCGCAAGACCGGCACCCGGGCGGATTGA
- a CDS encoding ABC transporter substrate-binding protein, translated as MSTITASRRGVLAGAAALALPAALWSRPAAAQARPLTVMLESEVVILDPHVTTAAITRTFAYHVFDMLYGSDAQGQVHPQMAEAHEVSADGLRWRFTLRPGLRFHDDTPVTAADCVASLSRWAPRDALGRMLLAAGARMTADNERVFSIALNTPFPLMLNVLGKPNAPLPAIMPARVAAAAGEGRIKDVIGSGPFRFAADRWKVGDSMALLRFDGYKPRGEPADFLSGGKVVQVPQVVLRTIGDDATGANALAAGEIDYMQYLPFDLVPMLARSRDVKVMALKGLDMFQGNFRVNAASGPFADPAVRAVLWQLVDQQEMLQAAGIGPDLRLDHCAAFFMCDAPLATDAGAVRFDPAAGKAALARTGYKGEPVVMLQVAGSISQAAGSLLAQRMREAGFTVDEQVMDWGTVLQRRGRKEGWSVFPVYSNGVDMASPLTHFYISNNCGDYPGWSCSDTTTGLLGDFVAASDDAARKRIAVAIQEDAYRTTPTVMWGQFSRPAGYRNRLQGLVQSSFPIFWGVRLGDA; from the coding sequence ATGAGCACCATCACGGCATCACGGCGCGGGGTTCTGGCGGGCGCGGCGGCACTGGCCCTTCCGGCCGCGCTGTGGTCCCGCCCCGCGGCGGCGCAGGCCAGGCCGCTGACCGTCATGCTGGAATCCGAGGTCGTCATCCTCGACCCGCATGTCACCACCGCCGCGATCACCCGCACCTTCGCCTACCACGTGTTCGACATGCTCTACGGCAGCGACGCGCAGGGGCAGGTCCATCCGCAGATGGCCGAGGCGCACGAGGTTTCCGCCGACGGGCTGCGCTGGCGCTTCACCCTGCGCCCCGGCCTGCGCTTCCATGACGACACTCCCGTCACGGCGGCGGACTGCGTCGCGTCCCTGAGCCGCTGGGCGCCGCGCGATGCGCTCGGCCGCATGCTGCTGGCCGCCGGCGCCCGCATGACGGCGGACAACGAGCGCGTGTTTTCCATCGCGCTCAACACGCCCTTTCCGCTGATGCTCAATGTCCTCGGCAAGCCCAACGCGCCGCTGCCGGCCATCATGCCGGCGCGCGTGGCCGCCGCTGCCGGCGAGGGGCGCATCAAGGACGTGATCGGCTCCGGCCCCTTCCGCTTCGCCGCCGACCGCTGGAAGGTCGGCGACAGCATGGCCCTGCTGCGCTTCGACGGCTACAAGCCGCGCGGCGAGCCGGCCGACTTCCTGTCCGGCGGCAAGGTGGTACAGGTGCCGCAGGTGGTGCTGCGCACCATCGGCGACGACGCCACCGGCGCCAATGCGCTGGCCGCCGGCGAGATCGACTACATGCAGTACCTGCCCTTCGACCTGGTGCCGATGCTGGCGCGCTCGCGCGACGTCAAGGTGATGGCGCTGAAGGGGCTGGACATGTTCCAGGGCAACTTCCGCGTGAATGCCGCGAGCGGCCCCTTCGCCGACCCTGCCGTGCGCGCCGTGCTGTGGCAGCTGGTGGACCAGCAGGAGATGCTGCAGGCCGCCGGCATCGGCCCCGACCTGCGGCTGGACCATTGCGCCGCCTTCTTCATGTGCGACGCGCCGCTGGCCACCGATGCCGGTGCCGTGCGCTTCGATCCCGCCGCCGGCAAGGCCGCGCTGGCCCGCACCGGCTACAAGGGCGAGCCGGTGGTGATGCTGCAGGTCGCGGGCTCCATCTCCCAGGCCGCCGGCAGCCTTCTGGCGCAGCGCATGCGCGAAGCCGGCTTCACGGTGGACGAGCAGGTGATGGACTGGGGCACCGTGCTGCAGCGCCGTGGCCGCAAGGAGGGGTGGAGCGTCTTTCCCGTGTATTCCAACGGCGTCGACATGGCATCGCCGCTGACGCACTTCTACATCTCCAACAACTGCGGCGACTACCCGGGCTGGAGCTGCAGCGACACCACCACCGGCCTGCTCGGCGATTTCGTCGCCGCTTCCGACGACGCCGCCCGCAAGCGCATCGCCGTCGCCATCCAGGAGGATGCCTACCGCACCACGCCCACGGTGATGTGGGGCCAGTTTTCCCGTCCCGCCGGCTACCGCAACCGGCTGCAGGGGCTGGTGCAATCCTCCTTTCCCATCTTCTGGGGCGTGCGGCTGGGAGACGCGTGA
- a CDS encoding GntR family transcriptional regulator, whose amino-acid sequence MPLTASLPVLTRTSLNDRVYETLRGALLEGRLRPHQRLKIRDLAATMGVSETPVREAVMQLVRERALTLQTSRSLTVPRLSVGQYLELREIRLELEGLAAARAADHVTPRDVAALSKLHEKLLKAEEAGHAAEAVRCNWLFHSRLYEAAAMPELFHVIQGLWLRNGPLLTYLYPHAAPSYPGRHRHLDVLDALRARDGAAVRAAIQADMIEGGTALLRLLEDLDAGRRSEAPFAGGAEPAPLPAVA is encoded by the coding sequence ATGCCCCTGACCGCCTCTTTGCCCGTCCTGACCCGCACCAGCCTGAACGACCGCGTCTACGAGACCCTGCGCGGCGCCCTGCTGGAAGGCCGCCTGCGCCCGCACCAGCGGCTGAAGATCCGTGACCTGGCGGCCACCATGGGCGTGTCAGAAACCCCGGTGCGCGAGGCGGTGATGCAGCTGGTGCGCGAGCGTGCGCTGACGCTGCAAACCAGCCGCTCGCTGACCGTGCCGCGCCTGTCCGTCGGGCAGTACCTGGAGCTGCGCGAGATCCGGCTGGAGCTGGAAGGGCTGGCGGCGGCGCGCGCCGCCGACCACGTCACCCCCCGCGACGTCGCGGCGCTGAGCAAGCTGCACGAGAAGCTGTTGAAGGCCGAGGAGGCCGGCCACGCGGCCGAGGCGGTGCGCTGCAACTGGCTGTTCCATTCCCGCCTGTACGAGGCGGCGGCGATGCCGGAGCTGTTCCACGTGATCCAGGGCCTGTGGCTGCGCAACGGCCCGTTGCTGACCTACCTGTACCCGCACGCGGCGCCCAGCTATCCCGGCCGCCACCGGCACCTGGACGTACTGGACGCGTTGCGCGCGCGCGACGGCGCGGCCGTCCGTGCCGCCATCCAGGCGGACATGATCGAGGGTGGCACGGCGCTGCTGCGCCTGCTGGAGGACCTCGACGCCGGGCGGCGCAGCGAGGCGCCCTTCGCCGGCGGCGCCGAGCCCGCGCCGCTGCCTGCGGTGGCCTAG
- a CDS encoding aminotransferase class III-fold pyridoxal phosphate-dependent enzyme: MPDSNVVPPPNSLDQALRARAERVIPGGLWGHLTARNLPEGYPQFFDRAEGCHLIDADGRRFVDLMCSWGPIVLGHHHPLVDAAVAEQAARGDCMNGPAPVLVELAELVVETIPHADWCQFGKNGTDATTTCVTVARAATGRRKVLVARGAYHGAVPWCSPSVAGVTAEDRAHLLFYSFNDIASLHAAAEQAGDDLAAVMASAFRHDMGQPQSLPTPEFARAARALCDETGAALILDDVRAGFRIDLGGSWEPLGVQPDLSAWSKAIANGHPLSAVTGRERFREAATRVFSTGSFWCGAAPMAAAVATLRELHRIDGPARMRALGQRLRDGVAERAARHGLRVDQSGPPQMPTILFADDPEWKRGFAFCAEALRHGAYLHPKHNMFLSCAHTEADIDRVLDAVDAGFRHVAR, from the coding sequence ATGCCCGACAGCAACGTGGTCCCGCCCCCCAACAGCCTTGACCAGGCGCTGCGCGCCAGGGCCGAGCGTGTGATCCCCGGCGGGCTTTGGGGCCACCTCACGGCGCGCAACCTGCCCGAAGGCTACCCACAGTTCTTTGACCGCGCGGAAGGCTGCCACCTGATCGATGCCGACGGCCGCCGCTTCGTGGACCTGATGTGCTCCTGGGGCCCGATCGTGCTCGGCCACCACCACCCGCTGGTCGACGCGGCGGTGGCGGAACAGGCCGCGCGCGGCGACTGCATGAACGGCCCCGCGCCCGTGCTGGTGGAGCTGGCGGAGCTGGTGGTCGAGACCATCCCGCATGCCGACTGGTGCCAGTTCGGCAAGAACGGCACGGACGCCACCACCACCTGCGTCACCGTGGCCCGCGCGGCCACCGGGCGGCGCAAGGTGCTGGTGGCGCGCGGCGCCTACCACGGCGCGGTGCCCTGGTGCTCGCCCAGCGTCGCGGGCGTGACCGCCGAGGACCGCGCGCACCTGCTGTTCTACAGCTTCAACGACATCGCCAGCCTGCACGCCGCGGCGGAACAGGCCGGCGATGACCTGGCCGCCGTCATGGCTTCCGCCTTCCGGCACGACATGGGGCAGCCCCAGTCGCTGCCGACGCCGGAATTCGCCCGCGCGGCGCGCGCCCTGTGCGACGAGACAGGCGCCGCGCTGATCCTGGACGACGTGCGCGCCGGCTTCCGCATCGACCTCGGCGGCTCGTGGGAGCCGCTGGGCGTGCAGCCCGACCTCTCAGCCTGGAGCAAGGCCATCGCCAACGGCCACCCGCTATCCGCCGTCACGGGGCGGGAGCGGTTCCGCGAGGCGGCGACGCGGGTGTTCTCCACCGGCTCCTTCTGGTGCGGCGCGGCCCCCATGGCGGCGGCGGTGGCGACGCTGCGGGAGCTGCACCGCATCGATGGCCCGGCGCGCATGCGTGCCCTCGGCCAGCGCCTGCGGGACGGGGTGGCGGAGCGTGCCGCCCGGCACGGGCTGCGGGTGGACCAGAGCGGCCCGCCGCAGATGCCCACCATCCTGTTTGCCGACGACCCTGAATGGAAGCGCGGCTTCGCCTTCTGCGCGGAAGCCTTGCGGCACGGCGCCTACCTGCACCCCAAGCACAACATGTTCCTGTCCTGCGCCCATACGGAGGCGGATATCGACCGGGTCCTGGACGCCGTGGACGCGGGCTTCCGCCATGTCGCTCGCTGA
- a CDS encoding amidase, with the protein MSDDELLFMPATRAAALIRTGALSPVALLQAVLAAARRAQPRLNPFVVLLEQQAMADAAAAEAAVRGGQPLGPLHGVPVSIKDQVDVRGVRTTHGSAIFANSPAATADDVTVARLRAAGAVIFGKTTLPEFGHKALTDGPAFGTTRNPWDLARTSGGSSGGAAVALACGLGPLALGMDGAGSIRIPAACCGVVGLKPTLGSIPWQQGADAFGNYTYAGPMARSVADLAVMRAVLTGPDASDPWSLGAADRPLSPALAGRDLHGLRVGVIGLAANPRLQREMAENFRASIAVLEQLGAVAEAAGDGIDWMEMPGRVMYQANFAISQRRHLGEWRDRMDPTLLAFMQRGDGFSLEEFREGQYARTRLFRGIQALFERFDVLVTPTLSRTALPADFDAAHDEVEVEGELCGITRQGWSSYVYPFNLSGHPALTVPSGFDDAGLPTAVQLVGRWGAELDLLRLGAVLEEARPWAGRRPPGAAV; encoded by the coding sequence ATGTCCGACGACGAGCTGCTGTTCATGCCCGCGACCCGCGCCGCCGCGCTGATCCGAACCGGCGCCCTGTCGCCCGTCGCGCTGCTGCAGGCGGTGCTGGCGGCGGCGCGCCGGGCGCAGCCGCGGCTCAACCCCTTCGTGGTGCTGCTGGAGCAACAGGCGATGGCCGATGCGGCGGCGGCGGAGGCGGCGGTGCGCGGCGGCCAGCCGCTCGGCCCGCTGCACGGCGTGCCGGTCAGTATCAAGGACCAGGTGGATGTGCGCGGCGTGCGCACCACCCATGGTTCCGCCATCTTCGCGAACAGCCCCGCCGCGACGGCGGATGATGTCACGGTGGCGCGGCTGCGCGCGGCGGGCGCGGTGATCTTCGGCAAGACGACGCTGCCGGAGTTCGGCCACAAGGCACTGACCGACGGCCCCGCCTTCGGCACCACGCGCAACCCCTGGGACCTGGCGCGCACCTCCGGCGGATCTTCCGGCGGCGCGGCGGTGGCGCTGGCCTGTGGGCTGGGGCCGCTGGCGCTGGGCATGGACGGCGCCGGCTCCATCCGCATTCCCGCCGCCTGCTGCGGCGTGGTGGGGTTGAAGCCGACGCTGGGCTCCATCCCGTGGCAGCAGGGGGCGGATGCCTTCGGCAACTACACCTATGCCGGGCCCATGGCGCGCAGCGTGGCGGATCTCGCCGTCATGCGGGCGGTGCTGACCGGCCCTGACGCCTCCGACCCCTGGAGCCTCGGCGCCGCGGACCGGCCGCTGTCGCCCGCCCTGGCGGGGCGGGACCTGCACGGGCTGCGCGTGGGCGTGATCGGGCTCGCGGCCAATCCGCGTCTGCAACGCGAGATGGCGGAGAACTTCCGCGCTTCCATCGCCGTCCTGGAGCAGCTGGGCGCCGTGGCCGAAGCGGCGGGCGACGGCATCGACTGGATGGAGATGCCGGGGCGCGTGATGTATCAGGCCAACTTCGCCATCTCGCAGCGCCGCCACCTGGGCGAATGGCGTGACCGGATGGACCCGACGCTGCTGGCCTTCATGCAGCGCGGCGACGGCTTCAGCCTGGAGGAATTCCGTGAAGGCCAATACGCCCGCACCCGGCTGTTCCGCGGCATCCAGGCGTTGTTCGAGCGCTTCGACGTGCTGGTGACACCGACGCTGAGCCGCACCGCGCTGCCGGCGGACTTCGACGCCGCGCATGACGAGGTGGAGGTGGAAGGCGAGCTGTGCGGCATCACGCGCCAGGGCTGGAGCAGCTACGTCTACCCCTTCAACCTGTCCGGCCACCCGGCCCTGACGGTGCCGAGCGGCTTTGACGACGCCGGGCTGCCGACCGCGGTGCAGCTGGTGGGCCGCTGGGGCGCGGAGCTGGACCTGCTGCGCCTCGGCGCCGTGCTGGAAGAGGCACGGCCCTGGGCCGGGCGCCGCCCGCCGGGGGCCGCCGTCTAG
- a CDS encoding penicillin acylase family protein translates to MLDAATLRAALPDTRNPQALPGLDADVSVQRDEWGIPHIRAATAADAHFALGFVHAQDRLFQMELCRRRALGRAAEWLGAEAAGGDALCRRLGMEAACRRDYAALGGEARGMLDRYAAGVNAFLDSRPPLPVEYGLLGATPEPWEGWHSIAVMRRLGLLMGSVWFKLARILALPVVGAENAAKLRYDDGEDELLCIPPGATGARMAADLAALRPAIAALLDAMGPDETGGGSNNWAVGPARSATGRPVLAGDPHRAFEMPGMYAQHHLACDEWDAVGLTVPGVPAFPHFMHNGQVACCVTHAFVDIHDLFLERFEDGLCLFRDAREPVRSRTETLRVRGEADRVVTIHETRHGPVVAGDPASGAALVLRSVQFADTDLSFDCLPRMLRAASVPALFEATRGWGLIDHNLVAGDVAGRIGHRVRALVPRRPRLNGWFAVPGWTGEGEWDGYIPHEQMPEVIDPAGGSIVTANNRVVADGEPYLCTDCHPPYRAARIAELLAALPRFAVADAAAIHADVLSPHRALFQRRLRALPAPVAPEAAALRELLLNWDGRMDAGSTAATGYNALRRAMTGILARRSGLDAMASHPWAAVPPGVSAVGNLWWVLPRLLRDDDAAMLDGWSWDDVLLHALEEAATAPPLPWGEAHRPAFQHPLSTMFPQCAALLDPPGMPLGGDGDTVMAIGLLPAAGPAATYGALCRYVFDVGDWENCRWAVFHGASGQPGSPHYADQAPEWAACRMVPMRYDWAAIGRAASATQWLRAAPG, encoded by the coding sequence ATGCTGGACGCCGCCACGCTGCGCGCCGCGCTGCCTGATACGCGCAATCCGCAGGCGCTGCCCGGCCTCGATGCCGATGTTTCCGTGCAACGCGACGAATGGGGCATCCCGCACATCCGCGCCGCCACGGCGGCGGATGCGCATTTCGCGCTCGGCTTCGTGCACGCGCAGGACAGGCTGTTTCAGATGGAGCTGTGCCGCCGCCGCGCGCTGGGCCGGGCCGCCGAATGGCTGGGCGCCGAAGCCGCCGGCGGTGACGCGCTGTGCCGGCGCCTCGGCATGGAAGCCGCCTGCCGCCGTGACTACGCCGCCCTGGGCGGGGAAGCGCGCGGGATGCTCGACCGCTACGCCGCGGGCGTAAACGCCTTTCTGGACAGCCGGCCGCCGCTGCCGGTGGAATACGGGCTGCTCGGCGCCACGCCGGAGCCGTGGGAAGGCTGGCATTCCATCGCGGTGATGCGCCGGCTCGGCCTGCTGATGGGCTCGGTGTGGTTCAAGCTGGCGCGCATCCTGGCGCTGCCGGTGGTGGGCGCCGAGAATGCCGCCAAGCTGCGCTACGACGACGGCGAGGACGAGCTGCTGTGCATCCCGCCCGGCGCCACCGGCGCGCGCATGGCGGCGGACCTTGCCGCGCTGCGCCCGGCCATCGCGGCGCTGCTGGACGCCATGGGGCCGGACGAGACGGGCGGCGGCAGCAACAACTGGGCCGTGGGGCCGGCGCGCAGCGCCACCGGGCGGCCGGTCCTGGCCGGCGACCCGCACCGGGCCTTCGAGATGCCCGGCATGTACGCGCAGCACCACCTGGCCTGCGATGAATGGGACGCGGTGGGCCTCACCGTGCCCGGCGTGCCCGCCTTCCCGCACTTCATGCACAACGGCCAGGTCGCCTGCTGCGTCACCCACGCCTTTGTGGACATCCACGACCTGTTCCTGGAACGCTTCGAGGACGGCCTGTGCCTGTTCCGCGACGCGCGCGAACCGGTGCGAAGCCGCACGGAAACCCTTCGCGTGCGCGGCGAGGCCGACCGGGTGGTCACCATCCATGAAACCCGCCACGGCCCGGTGGTGGCGGGCGACCCGGCGTCCGGCGCCGCGCTGGTCCTGCGTTCCGTGCAGTTCGCCGATACCGACCTGTCCTTTGACTGCTTGCCGCGCATGTTGCGCGCCGCAAGCGTGCCGGCGCTGTTCGAGGCGACGCGCGGCTGGGGGCTGATCGACCACAACCTCGTCGCCGGCGACGTGGCGGGGCGCATCGGCCACCGCGTGCGCGCGCTGGTGCCGCGCCGGCCGCGCCTCAACGGCTGGTTCGCCGTGCCCGGCTGGACGGGCGAGGGCGAATGGGACGGCTACATCCCGCATGAGCAGATGCCGGAGGTGATCGACCCGGCGGGCGGCAGCATCGTCACCGCCAACAACCGCGTGGTGGCGGATGGCGAGCCTTATCTCTGCACCGACTGCCACCCGCCCTACCGCGCCGCGCGCATCGCCGAGCTGTTGGCCGCCTTGCCGCGCTTCGCGGTGGCCGATGCCGCGGCCATCCATGCCGACGTGCTGTCGCCGCATCGCGCGTTGTTTCAGCGCCGCCTGCGCGCTTTGCCAGCACCCGTGGCGCCGGAAGCGGCGGCGCTGCGCGAGCTTCTGCTGAACTGGGACGGCCGCATGGATGCCGGCTCCACCGCTGCCACGGGGTACAACGCCCTGCGGCGAGCCATGACCGGCATCCTGGCCCGCCGTTCCGGGCTGGACGCCATGGCGTCGCATCCCTGGGCGGCGGTGCCGCCCGGCGTGTCCGCCGTCGGCAACCTGTGGTGGGTGCTGCCCCGGCTGCTGCGCGACGACGACGCCGCCATGCTGGATGGCTGGAGCTGGGACGACGTTCTGCTGCACGCGCTGGAGGAGGCCGCCACCGCGCCGCCGCTGCCCTGGGGCGAGGCGCATCGCCCGGCCTTTCAGCACCCGCTGTCCACGATGTTCCCGCAATGCGCCGCGCTGCTGGACCCGCCCGGCATGCCGCTGGGCGGCGACGGCGACACCGTGATGGCGATCGGGCTGTTGCCCGCCGCCGGCCCCGCCGCCACCTATGGCGCCTTGTGCCGCTACGTGTTCGACGTGGGCGACTGGGAGAACTGCCGCTGGGCGGTGTTCCACGGCGCGTCCGGGCAGCCGGGCAGCCCGCACTACGCCGACCAGGCGCCCGAATGGGCGGCCTGCCGCATGGTGCCCATGCGCTACGACTGGGCGGCGATCGGGCGCGCGGCCAGCGCCACGCAATGGCTGCGGGCCGCGCCGGGCTAG
- a CDS encoding MmgE/PrpD family protein, which yields MFDPTIGWAWDGPPPGSPAATQARLLLLDSLGCALAGLLHDKPRAMAAALAPAFPGPLRLPFCPPLGPAGAAAVLAAAMPWDEANEGLARAHGRPGLAVAPLALAALLQGATLDEALAAFALGYEVAGRAGEAWRLRPGMHVDGSWHALGAAAAAARLAGGDREAAARAVRVAACQVPFSLYAPIKAGMDGRNSYPAHAVLLGQLAAGSALAGMDAPAGGFLEARELALGLTEPPPCAPVGEWLLAQAYIKPFAGVRHAHYAAAAALELRQQIPPGVEPERLVLHTYAEALRYAGNRAPGSAITAQFSLSWAVAAALAQGDLAPAAYADAALADPALRRLEQRVELLEEPEWTAAGRRAATLSAILPDGRRLSGTASSVAGDAERPMTPSAVANKLRRFLAPGYPPGVAEALMDLLHAAGDARPGAALLRALA from the coding sequence ATGTTCGACCCGACCATCGGCTGGGCCTGGGACGGCCCCCCACCGGGCAGTCCCGCCGCCACCCAGGCGCGGCTGCTGCTGCTGGACAGCCTGGGCTGCGCCCTGGCGGGGCTGCTGCACGACAAACCGCGCGCCATGGCGGCGGCCCTCGCCCCCGCCTTTCCCGGCCCGCTGCGGCTGCCGTTCTGCCCGCCCCTGGGGCCAGCCGGCGCCGCCGCCGTGCTGGCCGCCGCCATGCCCTGGGACGAAGCCAACGAGGGCCTGGCCCGCGCGCATGGCCGCCCCGGCCTGGCCGTCGCGCCGCTGGCGCTGGCGGCACTGCTGCAAGGCGCCACGCTGGACGAGGCGCTGGCCGCCTTTGCGCTGGGCTACGAGGTCGCGGGGCGCGCCGGCGAGGCCTGGCGCCTGCGTCCCGGCATGCATGTGGACGGCTCCTGGCACGCGCTCGGCGCCGCCGCCGCCGCCGCCCGGCTGGCGGGTGGCGACCGGGAGGCCGCGGCGCGGGCGGTGCGCGTGGCGGCATGCCAGGTGCCGTTCAGCCTGTATGCGCCCATCAAGGCGGGCATGGACGGGCGCAACAGCTACCCGGCCCATGCGGTTCTGCTGGGGCAGCTCGCGGCAGGCTCCGCGCTGGCGGGCATGGACGCGCCGGCGGGCGGCTTTCTGGAAGCGCGCGAACTGGCGCTGGGCCTCACCGAGCCGCCGCCCTGCGCGCCGGTGGGGGAATGGCTGCTGGCGCAGGCCTACATCAAGCCCTTCGCCGGCGTGCGCCACGCCCATTACGCGGCCGCCGCCGCCCTGGAGCTGCGCCAACAGATCCCGCCCGGCGTGGAGCCGGAGCGGCTGGTGCTGCACACCTATGCCGAGGCGCTGCGCTATGCCGGCAACCGGGCGCCGGGCAGCGCCATCACGGCGCAGTTCAGCCTGAGCTGGGCGGTGGCCGCCGCGCTGGCGCAAGGCGACCTCGCACCCGCCGCCTATGCCGATGCCGCGCTGGCGGACCCGGCGCTGCGCCGGCTGGAACAGCGCGTGGAACTGCTCGAAGAGCCGGAATGGACGGCGGCCGGCCGCCGCGCCGCGACGCTGTCGGCCATCCTGCCCGATGGCCGCCGCCTGAGCGGCACGGCCAGCAGCGTGGCGGGGGATGCGGAGCGGCCGATGACGCCTAGCGCGGTGGCAAACAAGCTGCGCCGCTTTCTCGCCCCCGGGTATCCGCCGGGCGTGGCGGAGGCCCTGATGGACCTGCTGCACGCCGCCGGGGATGCCCGGCCCGGCGCCGCGCTGCTGCGGGCCCTGGCCTAG